The genomic stretch GCGTCTCAAGCTCATCGTCATTCATCCGCATGCTGCAGCGGATCTGGTCCGGCAATTCCATCACCCGTTTTTTCAGTTCTTTCGCTTTATCGGTCAGTACGACATTTTTCATCCTTTCATCACCCACAACCGCGATACGGTTGAGGAATCCTTTTGCCTCAAGCTTTTGTACAAGCGGGGTCAATGTGCCCGAATCAAAAAAGGTCTTATCGCTGAGATCGCGAAGTGGGATGTTGTCTTTCTCATAAAGCGCCATCAACACAACGAATTGCGGATAGGTCAGATCCATCTCTTGCAGTAAGGGGCGATACTGGCGAACAAACGCGTTGGTGACCGAGTACAGCGAGAAGCAAAGTAAATCATCTAGCGTTTTGTTTTCTTTCATTTTTCTATCAACTCCGAATCGGTTTCCTGAAAAAATTATAAATAATGTTTGACTAAAAGTATCTTGCGCGCAAGTATCATATCAGCAACTAAGTAGCGCACTATTCAGTTATCTCATCCGATCAAATACGCATAAGAGGCATTACCATGAAAACACTCACCGCCATTCTGGTTTCTTCCGTCTTCGCGTCAGCCGCGGCATCCGCTCAAACCACCAATACCCCAACCCCGACCGCAGGCGTACAGGCATTTCTTAATGTTTTGAATTCCGGCAAGGGTAAGCCAATGGAACAGATGACCCCGCAGGAGGCCCGCCAGGTACTGATTGGCGCGCAGCAAGGCGCAAAACTGCCGCCCGCTCAGGTTTCTGAAAAAACGATCCAGGTAAATGGTCAGGCAATCAAACTGAAAATAGTGAAACCTGAAAACGCCAGCGGCACGCTCCCCGCCTTTATGTTCTTTCACGGCGGCGGTTGGGTGTTGGGTGACTTCCCTACCCACGAGCGCTTAATCCGCGACCTCGTTCGCGCTTCGGGTGCCGCTGCGGTTTACGTCGATTACACCCCGT from Enterobacter dykesii encodes the following:
- a CDS encoding MarR family winged helix-turn-helix transcriptional regulator, producing the protein MKENKTLDDLLCFSLYSVTNAFVRQYRPLLQEMDLTYPQFVVLMALYEKDNIPLRDLSDKTFFDSGTLTPLVQKLEAKGFLNRIAVVGDERMKNVVLTDKAKELKKRVMELPDQIRCSMRMNDDELETLKKLSRTLLDDL